A window from Prinia subflava isolate CZ2003 ecotype Zambia chromosome Z, Cam_Psub_1.2, whole genome shotgun sequence encodes these proteins:
- the SMIM15 gene encoding small integral membrane protein 15: protein MFDIKAWAEYVVEWAAKDPYGFLTTVILALTPLFVISAALSWKLAKMIEAREREQKKKQKRQENIAKAKRTKKD, encoded by the coding sequence atgTTCGATATTAAGGCGTGGGCTGAGTACGTCGTGGAGTGGGCTGCCAAGGACCCCTATGGCTTTCTCACCACCGTGATCTTGGCTCTCACGCCGCTCTTTGTCATCAGCGCGGCGCTGTCGTGGAAGCTGGCAAAAATGATTGAGGCCCGGGAACGAGagcaaaagaagaaacagaaacgCCAGGAGAACATTGCAAAAGCCAAACGAACAAAGAAGGATTAA